A single genomic interval of Streptomyces sp. 1222.5 harbors:
- a CDS encoding ADP-ribosylglycohydrolase family protein, producing the protein MTPEEPKDPERATDPPRSAEADRGEPPRHGLDERITGALVGAAVGDALGGPVEGYSPDQITERHGGRIHGVVGPWHGADWRTARPIAPYHKGDGHVTDDTLMTHALIRVYDRVRDHLDAYAIADHLVPDLMTNPRWIPELEAEALPLHRVFLAEKWLVARLAYGHVDPREAGTGNIVNCGAAMYMAPVGLVNAANPAAAYAEALDVAGAHQSSYGREAAGVFAAAVAAATAPDATPDSVVTACLSLARDGTRAAIEKVCEVAYGYSDFESALGPLRTAVAPYDTVGPDYRAPSLGARRPSRLHSIEELPVALGMLLVSGGDYRHAVLGSVNYGRDCDSIATMAGALAGALGSPVPEDWAKTVAEASRLDLWAPARTLTAVTREVFERDVLRRRSHEQAFTALGGRPCCA; encoded by the coding sequence ATGACGCCCGAAGAACCCAAAGACCCCGAACGAGCCACCGACCCTCCTCGATCCGCGGAGGCGGACCGCGGCGAACCGCCCCGGCACGGACTCGACGAGCGGATCACCGGAGCGCTCGTGGGTGCCGCCGTGGGCGACGCCCTCGGCGGCCCGGTCGAGGGCTACTCCCCCGACCAGATCACGGAACGCCACGGCGGCCGGATCCACGGCGTCGTCGGGCCCTGGCACGGCGCCGACTGGCGCACCGCCCGCCCCATCGCGCCGTACCACAAGGGCGACGGCCACGTCACCGACGACACCCTGATGACCCACGCGCTGATCCGGGTCTACGACCGCGTCCGCGACCACCTCGACGCGTACGCGATCGCCGACCACCTGGTCCCGGATCTGATGACGAACCCCCGCTGGATCCCGGAACTGGAGGCGGAGGCGCTGCCGCTGCACCGCGTCTTCCTCGCCGAGAAGTGGCTCGTGGCCCGGCTCGCCTACGGCCACGTCGATCCCCGGGAGGCGGGCACCGGCAACATCGTCAACTGCGGCGCGGCGATGTACATGGCCCCGGTCGGCCTGGTCAACGCCGCCAACCCGGCCGCAGCGTACGCCGAGGCGCTGGACGTCGCCGGTGCGCACCAGTCGTCGTACGGCCGAGAGGCGGCCGGGGTCTTCGCCGCGGCCGTCGCCGCCGCCACCGCACCGGACGCCACCCCGGACTCGGTCGTGACGGCCTGCCTGTCCCTCGCCCGGGACGGCACCCGCGCGGCGATCGAGAAGGTCTGCGAAGTGGCGTACGGATACAGCGACTTCGAGTCGGCGCTCGGCCCGCTGCGCACGGCGGTCGCCCCGTACGACACGGTCGGCCCCGACTACCGCGCGCCCTCCCTCGGCGCCCGCCGCCCCTCCCGGCTGCACTCCATCGAGGAACTCCCCGTCGCCCTCGGCATGTTGCTGGTCTCCGGCGGCGACTACCGGCACGCCGTCCTCGGCTCGGTGAACTACGGCCGCGACTGCGACTCGATCGCGACGATGGCCGGGGCCCTCGCGGGCGCCCTCGGCTCCCCCGTGCCCGAGGACTGGGCGAAGACCGTCGCGGAGGCGAGCCGCCTGGACCTGTGGGCCCCGGCCCGCACGCTCACCGCCGTCACCCGCGAGGTCTTCGAACGGGACGTACTGCGCCGCCGCTCCCACGAGCAGGCGTTCACCGCGCTCGGAGGCCGCCCGTGCTGCGCCTGA